From the genome of Desulfuribacillus stibiiarsenatis, one region includes:
- the nifE gene encoding nitrogenase iron-molybdenum cofactor biosynthesis protein NifE, protein MEQLALKDPKVIEERKEFISTKGAQKQQVKCDEDSVAGSISQRACVFCGARVVLNPITDAIHLVHGPIGCASYTWDIRGSLTSGSNHYRNSFSTDMKEKDVIFGGEKKLAIVIDELVEKYKPKLIFVYSTCIVGVIGDDLEAVCKKQAQKYNIEIIPVQSSGFIGNKSAGYRAACDALLRLIAPAPQEQLTNNGETSQPKEVKKKSKTINYLGDFNLAAEAWIIKNYLKEIGVEINVTFTGDSDYVSLKKAPEASLNIIQCAGSMTYLAKKMEEIYDIPFIHISFLGIEDTKESIRKIARFFNDPEIEQKAEQLIARELKTIESQLDWYKQKLQGTKAAIYVGGGFKAISLLKQFKELGVEVVMVGTQTGRKEEYQTISELATEGTVILDDANPTELEQFMTEKGADLLVGGVKERPLAYKLGLAFIDHNHDRKHPLSGFVGAVNFAKEVYSTVCSPVWKYV, encoded by the coding sequence ATGGAGCAACTGGCACTGAAAGATCCAAAAGTAATCGAAGAAAGAAAAGAGTTTATAAGTACTAAAGGTGCACAAAAGCAGCAGGTCAAATGTGATGAAGATAGTGTAGCTGGCTCTATTAGTCAACGTGCTTGTGTGTTTTGTGGAGCTCGAGTTGTGTTAAATCCTATCACTGATGCGATTCATCTCGTCCATGGGCCAATCGGATGTGCGAGCTATACTTGGGATATTCGTGGTAGCTTGACAAGTGGCTCGAATCACTATCGGAACAGCTTTTCTACAGATATGAAAGAGAAGGATGTAATTTTTGGCGGAGAGAAGAAACTAGCAATCGTCATTGATGAACTAGTAGAGAAATATAAACCGAAGTTAATCTTCGTGTATTCCACCTGCATCGTTGGGGTCATTGGCGATGACTTAGAAGCCGTATGTAAGAAACAAGCGCAAAAATATAACATTGAGATAATACCAGTTCAATCGAGTGGATTTATAGGGAACAAATCAGCAGGATATAGAGCAGCATGTGATGCTTTATTACGTTTAATTGCACCTGCTCCACAAGAACAATTGACGAACAATGGCGAGACCAGTCAACCTAAAGAAGTAAAGAAGAAAAGTAAGACTATTAACTATTTAGGAGATTTTAACCTAGCAGCTGAAGCATGGATTATAAAGAATTATTTAAAAGAAATCGGTGTAGAAATCAATGTTACATTTACCGGTGACTCTGATTATGTCTCGCTGAAAAAAGCGCCAGAAGCTAGCCTTAACATTATCCAGTGCGCTGGATCAATGACTTACTTAGCAAAAAAAATGGAAGAAATATATGACATTCCATTTATCCATATATCATTTTTAGGCATTGAAGATACGAAGGAATCAATCCGAAAGATTGCTAGATTCTTCAATGATCCTGAGATCGAACAAAAAGCTGAACAATTGATTGCGAGAGAATTGAAAACGATTGAATCCCAGTTAGATTGGTATAAACAAAAGCTACAAGGTACGAAAGCAGCCATCTATGTTGGTGGTGGTTTTAAGGCAATCTCCCTTTTAAAGCAGTTTAAGGAGCTTGGGGTAGAGGTTGTTATGGTAGGAACGCAAACTGGTAGAAAAGAAGAATACCAAACCATTTCTGAATTGGCCACTGAGGGCACCGTTATCCTTGATGATGCGAATCCTACAGAGCTAGAACAATTTATGACAGAAAAAGGTGCAGATTTACTTGTTGGTGGTGTAAAGGAACGCCCACTTGCTTACAAGTTAGGTCTAGCATTTATAGACCATAATCATGATCGTAAACACCCATTAAGTGGTTTTGTGGGGGCAGTGAACTTTGCCAAAGAAGTCTATTCCACCGTTTGTTCACCAGTATGGAAATATGTCTAA
- the yqeH gene encoding ribosome biogenesis GTPase YqeH codes for METLKGKCYGCGAELQFVDESIPGFVPEKLLDKPGVICKRCHRIKHYNEVIRVTLEEEKFVDILRQISTQSAVVIYVMDSFDFEGSWITQLKKLIKDQPIYVVVNKIDILPKDINQQRIRLWIKHELEKKKLPVQAIFLASAYKQWGIDEIATYVRNNKGKRDVYVVGATNVGKSTLINRLIPLLVAEDGIEASTKLFDLPELTTSVYPGTTVEALKIPLSRKSAIYDTPGIVKKDRLIEQICPSCLNIVTPSKKIDPRIFQLNDQQTLFFGGLARIDYVKGNKQSFVCYVSNDLVVHRTKLEKADELYEKHYLELLSPPCKECESDLALTKEYEFDIPANHETDLVISGLGWLTIKGEAALVKIRVPQSAQVVKRKALI; via the coding sequence ATGGAAACGTTAAAAGGCAAATGCTACGGATGCGGTGCGGAACTGCAATTTGTTGATGAATCAATTCCGGGTTTTGTTCCAGAAAAACTACTAGATAAGCCAGGGGTTATATGTAAGCGCTGTCATAGAATCAAACATTACAATGAAGTGATTCGTGTGACTTTAGAGGAAGAAAAGTTCGTAGACATTTTACGGCAAATATCCACTCAATCGGCGGTTGTTATCTATGTAATGGATAGCTTTGATTTTGAAGGATCTTGGATCACTCAATTAAAAAAGCTAATCAAAGACCAGCCGATTTATGTTGTTGTCAATAAAATCGATATCCTTCCAAAGGATATCAATCAGCAAAGAATTCGCTTGTGGATAAAACATGAATTAGAAAAGAAGAAACTTCCTGTGCAAGCAATTTTTCTAGCGAGCGCATATAAGCAGTGGGGAATTGATGAAATCGCCACATACGTAAGGAATAATAAAGGGAAACGAGACGTTTATGTAGTAGGTGCCACAAATGTAGGAAAGTCCACTTTAATCAATCGATTAATACCATTATTAGTAGCTGAAGATGGTATAGAGGCAAGTACGAAACTTTTTGATTTACCAGAATTAACGACATCTGTATATCCGGGAACAACAGTTGAAGCATTGAAAATTCCACTGAGTCGTAAAAGTGCAATTTATGACACTCCGGGGATTGTGAAAAAGGACCGTTTGATTGAACAAATTTGTCCAAGCTGTTTAAATATTGTTACACCAAGCAAAAAAATCGATCCAAGGATTTTTCAATTGAATGACCAACAAACCTTATTTTTTGGGGGTCTGGCTCGCATTGATTATGTCAAAGGAAATAAACAATCGTTTGTGTGTTATGTATCCAATGATTTAGTAGTGCATAGAACGAAGTTAGAAAAAGCAGACGAATTATATGAAAAGCACTATCTAGAGCTACTATCGCCGCCTTGTAAAGAGTGTGAGAGCGACCTTGCACTGACCAAAGAATACGAATTTGATATTCCTGCCAATCACGAAACAGACCTTGTTATATCAGGATTAGGTTGGTTGACAATCAAGGGTGAAGCTGCGCTTGTGAAGATTCGAGTACCGCAATCGGCACAAGTAGTAAAAAGAAAAGCATTAATATAG
- a CDS encoding YqeG family HAD IIIA-type phosphatase, translating to MSIFQAFIPNMYVNTIHQIHPEELLKKGIQGVLTDLDNTLVRWDQPETTKEVTSWIESLQELGIQVYIISNNSFIRVKEFAEPIQIPYLHKARKPLKKGFRKALQDMKLPASKVALVGDQVLTDVLGGNRMGLYTILVDPIGEKEYFTTKINRRIEKKIVRHLFNKGLITWKR from the coding sequence ATGTCAATTTTTCAAGCATTTATACCGAATATGTACGTAAACACCATTCACCAAATCCATCCAGAAGAGCTATTGAAGAAAGGCATTCAAGGAGTTTTAACGGATTTAGATAATACATTAGTGCGTTGGGATCAGCCCGAAACTACAAAGGAAGTAACATCTTGGATTGAATCTTTGCAAGAATTAGGAATTCAAGTGTATATTATTTCAAATAATAGTTTTATTCGAGTGAAAGAATTTGCTGAACCGATTCAAATACCATATTTACATAAAGCTCGTAAGCCACTCAAAAAAGGTTTTAGAAAAGCACTACAAGATATGAAATTACCAGCATCAAAGGTAGCATTAGTTGGGGATCAAGTATTAACAGATGTTCTTGGCGGAAATCGGATGGGATTATATACAATTTTAGTCGATCCAATAGGAGAGAAAGAATACTTCACAACGAAAATCAATCGCAGAATTGAGAAGAAAATCGTAAGACATTTATTTAACAAGGGGTTAATCACATGGAAACGTTAA
- a CDS encoding 2Fe-2S ferredoxin: MDKPKKHIFVCSSSRINGQQKGFCHSKDSVNLVETFMEELMDRGISGEVMVTNTGCLAICEKGPIVIVYPENIWYGNVSDDDVEEILDEHIEGGKPVERLMIFK; encoded by the coding sequence ATGGATAAGCCAAAAAAACACATTTTCGTATGTAGTAGTTCAAGAATTAATGGACAACAAAAAGGGTTCTGTCACTCGAAGGATTCTGTAAACTTAGTGGAAACATTTATGGAAGAGTTAATGGATCGCGGCATCAGTGGCGAGGTTATGGTTACGAACACAGGATGCTTAGCCATATGTGAGAAGGGCCCTATCGTCATCGTATACCCTGAAAATATCTGGTATGGAAACGTAAGTGATGATGACGTGGAAGAAATTCTAGATGAGCATATTGAAGGTGGCAAACCAGTAGAGCGACTGATGATTTTTAAGTAA
- a CDS encoding homocitrate synthase/isopropylmalate synthase family protein, translated as MQRKSVRNTPKDLQRVVMMTIEYKKRPITIIDRTFTSISHVNSKLHSPYTPLERAQLRDLVKMLIRVGVDIFEINQRTVSFMQELHGFPLAYRFEDDYQYNARQSNDYGIEDIIKNCQYLIIPYHIAGFFIQEHHLSEHHLFAQLTQRYRNKIIIECNVANFQKLQVILMSDQWRSISRQYTIDVLRIRGLSQIAVPFLTDEISQIRELVQCSIDWCPCNSSYSATAITIEALDYTVDSISTHFNGGISDTVTDTTTPLEEIIMAIHYLKQPKGIRPDYSVFPDITALYESLTGDRINGMKPIIGKDIFKYESGIHADGIAKNHATYEPYAPEVVGNIRELYIGKHSGMKSLTSFMEKWKISITHDQSKALLQSIRAFSVNYKRNVREEELFYLCHSILKSHPS; from the coding sequence TTGCAAAGAAAGTCTGTACGTAATACTCCTAAGGACTTGCAAAGGGTGGTAATGATGACGATTGAATACAAGAAGCGCCCCATAACAATCATAGACCGGACATTTACTTCTATAAGTCATGTTAATTCAAAGCTTCATTCACCATATACACCATTGGAACGCGCTCAATTGCGAGACCTTGTAAAGATGCTAATTCGAGTTGGAGTAGATATATTTGAAATCAACCAAAGAACTGTTTCGTTCATGCAGGAACTACATGGATTTCCCCTTGCCTATCGGTTTGAGGATGATTACCAATATAATGCCCGCCAAAGTAACGATTATGGTATTGAAGATATCATTAAGAACTGTCAATATCTAATAATCCCTTACCACATAGCAGGATTTTTCATACAAGAGCACCATTTGAGCGAGCATCATTTATTCGCACAGTTAACACAGCGATACAGAAATAAGATTATCATAGAATGTAATGTGGCGAATTTTCAAAAATTACAGGTAATTCTAATGAGTGATCAATGGCGCTCCATTTCCAGACAATACACAATTGATGTTTTGCGAATTCGTGGATTGAGTCAAATCGCCGTCCCTTTTTTAACAGACGAAATTTCTCAGATTCGAGAATTAGTACAGTGTAGCATTGATTGGTGCCCTTGCAATAGTAGTTATTCAGCAACAGCAATCACGATAGAAGCATTAGATTATACAGTAGATAGTATTTCTACACACTTTAATGGTGGTATATCAGATACAGTCACAGATACGACCACACCATTAGAAGAAATTATTATGGCGATTCATTATCTTAAGCAACCGAAAGGGATACGCCCTGACTATTCGGTTTTTCCTGATATCACTGCCCTATATGAGAGCCTTACTGGCGATCGAATTAATGGTATGAAACCGATAATAGGGAAGGATATATTCAAATATGAGTCAGGGATTCATGCGGATGGAATCGCTAAGAACCATGCAACCTACGAACCATATGCACCTGAAGTAGTAGGGAATATCCGAGAGCTTTATATTGGAAAGCATTCTGGAATGAAATCACTAACTTCGTTCATGGAAAAGTGGAAGATATCAATCACCCATGATCAGTCGAAGGCTTTATTACAGTCGATTCGTGCCTTTAGTGTAAATTATAAACGGAATGTTCGAGAGGAAGAATTATTTTATCTATGTCATTCCATTCTTAAGAGTCATCCATCTTAG
- a CDS encoding STAS domain-containing protein, which yields MINHNNDAFSAPEVFAEVEQNIQIVHIKGKLNYGTTQTVKDSMAKLFTTADGYIIDLSNVENIDSTGFGVLINFAKRIAEIERKMAIVVTNDFIYDLFKISKFDLVFPLVKSKADGIKILKEGFERPLPLKEY from the coding sequence TTGATTAATCATAACAATGACGCTTTTTCAGCTCCAGAGGTTTTCGCAGAGGTTGAGCAAAACATACAAATTGTACATATAAAAGGGAAATTGAATTATGGAACAACGCAAACTGTAAAAGATTCTATGGCGAAATTATTCACAACTGCCGATGGATACATCATAGATTTATCCAATGTGGAGAATATTGATAGTACAGGTTTTGGGGTATTAATTAATTTCGCAAAAAGAATTGCTGAGATTGAGCGTAAGATGGCAATCGTGGTAACGAATGATTTTATTTATGACTTATTTAAGATTTCTAAATTTGACCTTGTATTTCCTCTCGTGAAATCTAAGGCAGATGGAATTAAGATTTTAAAGGAAGGTTTTGAACGACCGCTACCATTAAAAGAGTACTAA
- a CDS encoding homocitrate synthase, producing MNIVDTTLRDGEQKAGVAFNVCDKVKIAKLLDYIGVAQIEAGTPSMGGVERKSIEKIVELHLQARISAWNRMNHLDIQASIECGVDIIHISIPASDLHIYYKFNQTRQWVMEQMESCIDYARERNLEVHIGLEDASRADIDFILEICRKAQKAGASRIRYADTVGILTPSKVYQDIQTICEHIEVPVGIHAHNDFGMAVANSLASVRAGVTFVDTTIGGFGERSGNCNLLHMLKAAIVQGQGTKKEEASLQKLLKVQDEILRIFHNHSSNSFNTVAFA from the coding sequence ATGAATATTGTAGATACCACATTGCGTGATGGGGAACAAAAGGCTGGGGTTGCTTTCAATGTATGTGACAAAGTGAAAATAGCAAAACTTCTAGACTATATAGGAGTAGCGCAGATTGAAGCTGGCACGCCATCGATGGGTGGAGTGGAGCGGAAAAGTATTGAGAAAATTGTGGAACTTCATTTGCAAGCGAGAATATCTGCTTGGAATCGCATGAACCACCTGGACATTCAAGCTTCCATTGAATGTGGAGTGGATATTATTCATATTTCCATACCCGCATCGGATCTACACATTTACTATAAATTTAATCAAACAAGACAATGGGTGATGGAACAAATGGAAAGTTGTATTGATTATGCAAGGGAGCGCAATCTAGAAGTTCACATTGGGTTAGAAGATGCATCTAGGGCTGACATTGATTTTATTCTTGAAATCTGTCGCAAGGCTCAGAAAGCAGGGGCTTCAAGAATACGTTACGCCGACACAGTTGGAATTTTGACTCCTAGTAAAGTCTATCAAGACATTCAGACAATTTGTGAACACATTGAAGTTCCAGTAGGAATCCATGCGCATAACGACTTTGGTATGGCAGTAGCAAATTCTCTAGCTAGCGTTAGGGCGGGAGTTACCTTTGTCGATACAACAATTGGAGGATTCGGTGAGCGGAGTGGAAATTGCAATTTACTGCATATGCTCAAAGCAGCGATTGTACAAGGCCAAGGGACAAAAAAAGAAGAAGCATCTTTACAGAAGCTTCTAAAGGTGCAAGATGAAATCTTGCGTATATTTCATAACCATTCATCCAATTCCTTTAATACAGTAGCTTTCGCTTGA
- a CDS encoding DUF3793 family protein, whose protein sequence is MDKQLSKDFIDKREQLDDRNYLITTIAYHIAPTSAGKKPSNLLSFTSGGRNLHKLWKQYQYLFANDPFVSFFEIRTQPDSSLVLFYNPQMLQDILFQRKNMAFLKGYGYHEHMSTEDCLHQLKKHFDESCPHEIGIFLGIPLEDVCGFIKNAGQNCLLCGYWKVYHDAERAKHVFAAFDQAKATVLKELDEWL, encoded by the coding sequence ATGGACAAACAACTATCAAAAGATTTCATAGATAAGAGAGAACAGTTAGATGACAGGAACTATCTTATTACCACAATTGCGTACCATATTGCTCCTACAAGTGCTGGGAAGAAACCTTCCAACCTCTTATCTTTCACTTCTGGCGGAAGGAACTTACATAAGCTTTGGAAACAATATCAGTACTTATTTGCCAATGACCCATTTGTAAGTTTCTTTGAAATCCGTACACAGCCTGATAGCAGTTTAGTTCTTTTTTATAACCCGCAAATGCTTCAGGATATATTATTTCAACGCAAAAACATGGCATTCCTAAAGGGCTATGGCTATCACGAGCATATGTCGACAGAAGATTGTCTACATCAGTTAAAAAAGCATTTCGACGAATCATGTCCTCACGAAATCGGGATATTCTTAGGGATTCCCCTAGAAGATGTCTGTGGTTTTATTAAAAATGCAGGACAAAATTGTTTGCTTTGCGGATACTGGAAGGTCTATCACGATGCCGAACGTGCAAAACACGTTTTTGCAGCTTTTGATCAAGCGAAAGCTACTGTATTAAAGGAATTGGATGAATGGTTATGA
- a CDS encoding flavodoxin codes for MTTLSIIYWSGTGNTEGMANAIAEGARNAGANVTLIPVSQATTNDVFNADIVALGCPAMGAEELEDTEMEPFVTSLKDEKLQDKPMILFGSYDWGDGEWMEEWEKRMTQYGAKIIADSVILQGYPSSTGIEKCQQFGKQIVTQPNH; via the coding sequence ATGACGACTTTATCAATTATATATTGGAGCGGTACTGGAAACACTGAAGGTATGGCAAATGCAATCGCAGAAGGTGCTCGTAATGCGGGTGCGAACGTCACCCTTATACCAGTTAGTCAAGCAACTACGAACGATGTATTCAATGCCGATATAGTTGCATTAGGTTGCCCGGCAATGGGTGCGGAAGAATTAGAAGACACAGAGATGGAACCATTTGTTACTTCGCTTAAAGATGAGAAGCTCCAAGATAAACCAATGATATTATTTGGTTCTTATGATTGGGGCGATGGCGAATGGATGGAAGAATGGGAAAAGCGCATGACTCAATACGGTGCAAAAATTATTGCTGATTCTGTAATTCTACAAGGCTATCCCAGCTCTACTGGCATAGAAAAATGCCAACAATTTGGCAAACAAATTGTGACACAACCAAATCATTAA
- the nifB gene encoding nitrogenase cofactor biosynthesis protein NifB, translating into MHLPVAPKCNISCNYCNRKFDCMNESRPGVTSELLDPNEALFKFQVVKEKIPQLSVVGIAGPGDALANWKNTKQTISLIKESIEQQNPLKSSCGEADDDSEIIFCLSTNGLMLPLYAQEIVDLGINHVTITINTLDAEIGAKIYKHIVWNGVVYKGEEASKILINNQLHGLEFLAQQGVLVKVNIVMIKGVNDHHIPEVVKKVKQLGAFMTNIMPLIPAPGSVFEDHPQTSMKEIVQMRKDCELDLQQMHHCKQCRADAIGLLGEDRSIEFRDLCKKKAAEKTAENEIKVAQQEVAAITEAFDSSAESKKDETYKVAVATKSGIIVDLHFGHAEEFAIYQYKNQQFLLLEKRKVSKYCNGEDECKEDKRKQMVNMLRDCDAVLSLRIGHSAEQNLVNHGICSFQHYETIEKSLAYVVENLKKAN; encoded by the coding sequence ATGCACCTTCCGGTAGCACCAAAATGTAATATTAGCTGTAACTATTGTAACCGCAAATTTGACTGTATGAATGAAAGTCGCCCAGGTGTTACCAGTGAGTTATTAGATCCCAATGAAGCATTATTCAAGTTTCAAGTGGTGAAAGAGAAAATTCCTCAATTAAGTGTTGTGGGAATCGCTGGTCCAGGAGATGCCCTAGCGAACTGGAAAAACACGAAGCAAACGATTTCGTTAATTAAAGAGTCGATAGAACAGCAAAACCCATTGAAATCATCATGCGGCGAAGCGGATGATGACTCAGAGATCATATTTTGCCTATCCACCAATGGCTTGATGCTCCCGCTCTATGCACAAGAGATTGTTGACTTAGGAATTAACCATGTGACAATCACGATTAACACCTTGGATGCAGAGATTGGGGCCAAGATTTATAAGCACATCGTATGGAATGGTGTAGTGTATAAAGGTGAAGAAGCGTCAAAAATTCTTATCAACAATCAACTACATGGGCTAGAGTTTCTAGCGCAGCAAGGTGTGTTAGTAAAAGTCAACATCGTTATGATTAAAGGCGTGAATGACCATCACATTCCTGAAGTGGTCAAAAAAGTAAAACAATTAGGTGCGTTTATGACGAATATTATGCCGTTAATTCCAGCACCAGGTAGTGTGTTTGAAGATCATCCGCAAACGAGTATGAAGGAAATCGTCCAAATGCGTAAAGATTGCGAGCTTGATTTGCAACAAATGCATCACTGTAAACAGTGTCGTGCCGATGCCATAGGCTTGTTAGGGGAAGATCGCTCGATAGAATTTAGAGATTTATGTAAAAAGAAAGCTGCTGAGAAAACTGCTGAAAATGAGATAAAAGTTGCACAGCAAGAAGTGGCTGCAATCACAGAAGCATTTGATTCAAGTGCGGAATCTAAAAAAGATGAGACCTACAAAGTAGCTGTTGCTACGAAAAGTGGTATCATCGTAGACTTGCATTTTGGTCATGCAGAAGAATTCGCCATTTATCAATATAAAAATCAGCAATTTCTATTACTCGAAAAACGTAAGGTTTCTAAGTATTGCAATGGTGAGGACGAATGTAAGGAAGACAAACGCAAGCAAATGGTGAATATGCTGCGCGACTGTGATGCGGTATTATCCCTGCGAATAGGGCATTCCGCAGAACAAAATCTAGTAAATCATGGGATTTGTAGCTTCCAACATTATGAAACGATTGAAAAGAGCCTAGCCTATGTTGTTGAGAATTTAAAAAAAGCCAATTGA
- a CDS encoding Fe-only nitrogenase accessory AnfO family protein, translating to MAKIIASFVNESREILPLNENGEVVVFKKEMGHWSLIRSKRFDMREVKNIRELRSEMGNIISFLDDCKTFIGNSITGVPFFELEKAEIDSWEFEGKAEEFLDYVYQKDLLEVEEALLQSKEKEDELASLQPIDLGNGIFEVVLSKVQGTNLGITSKQLLIPVLSKGAFYQLNVICNHVPPWLEAELIKHNFTSNIEKINDKELKLTIAKKVCT from the coding sequence GTGGCTAAAATTATTGCATCTTTTGTCAATGAATCAAGGGAAATCCTTCCATTGAATGAGAATGGCGAAGTAGTTGTATTCAAAAAAGAAATGGGACATTGGTCTCTGATCAGGTCTAAAAGATTTGATATGCGCGAAGTGAAGAATATTCGTGAATTGCGAAGCGAAATGGGCAATATCATAAGTTTTCTTGATGATTGCAAAACATTCATTGGAAATTCAATCACAGGTGTTCCTTTTTTCGAACTTGAAAAAGCAGAAATTGATAGTTGGGAGTTTGAAGGGAAGGCAGAAGAATTTCTAGATTACGTATATCAAAAAGATCTGTTAGAAGTAGAAGAAGCATTACTACAATCGAAAGAAAAAGAAGATGAGTTAGCTTCGTTACAGCCAATTGATCTAGGGAACGGAATCTTTGAGGTAGTTTTATCAAAGGTCCAAGGCACCAATCTCGGGATTACTTCCAAGCAGCTATTGATTCCAGTCTTAAGCAAAGGGGCTTTCTATCAGCTGAATGTGATCTGCAATCACGTTCCACCATGGCTAGAAGCCGAATTAATAAAACATAATTTTACTAGCAATATAGAGAAAATCAATGATAAAGAATTAAAGCTTACGATTGCAAAGAAAGTCTGTACGTAA
- a CDS encoding nitrogenase component 1, which produces MKKTVTQHHKNVNENPCNMCMPMGGILPFKGIEGSMVIMHGSQGCSTYMRRHMAEHYNEPIDVGSSSLNEKGTVYGGEKNLKTGLQNIIKVYQPKLIGVLTTCLAETIGEDVERITADFKKEHSDLSAKIVPCATPGYGGTQFEGYFLTLKQILKHLTKPSESHDKINIIVPNISPADIREIKRILQVMEIAHTIFPDYSDTLDRPYERPYKKIPDGGTTIADIVKMSGAKATIQFAAMVDDELSPGLFLKEKYGIELHNIPIPTGLESTDIFLHTLSSISGKEIPQTIQQERGRLLDCMIDSHKYNAEGNAVIYGEPEQVYAITKACLENGIIPKVVATGSKTTKLKAALQPMIEQLDMGIEIVQETDFSVIRSLSVKHHVNLAIGHSDGRYLTEQEGIPLVRHGFPIHDRVGGQRLLSVGYTGTTMLLDRLTNTLLENKYNQYRTKMYKEYYEKNFLIGS; this is translated from the coding sequence ATGAAGAAGACAGTCACACAACATCACAAAAACGTCAATGAGAATCCCTGTAATATGTGTATGCCTATGGGAGGGATTCTACCGTTTAAAGGGATTGAAGGATCGATGGTGATTATGCATGGTTCACAAGGCTGTAGCACCTATATGCGCCGTCATATGGCAGAGCATTATAACGAACCAATTGATGTTGGTTCGTCGTCTCTCAATGAAAAGGGTACAGTATACGGCGGTGAAAAGAATTTAAAAACTGGACTACAAAACATTATTAAGGTGTATCAGCCAAAGCTTATTGGTGTATTAACGACTTGCCTAGCAGAAACAATTGGTGAGGATGTAGAACGGATTACCGCAGATTTTAAAAAAGAACATTCAGATTTATCAGCAAAAATTGTGCCGTGCGCAACCCCAGGATATGGAGGAACACAATTTGAAGGGTATTTTTTGACATTGAAACAGATTCTTAAACACCTCACAAAACCGTCGGAATCCCATGACAAAATCAACATCATTGTTCCCAATATATCACCAGCAGACATTAGGGAAATAAAGAGGATCCTGCAAGTAATGGAAATTGCCCATACAATTTTCCCGGATTATTCAGACACACTTGATCGTCCATATGAAAGACCGTATAAGAAAATCCCAGACGGTGGCACTACCATTGCAGATATTGTGAAAATGTCGGGGGCAAAAGCTACGATTCAATTTGCTGCGATGGTTGACGACGAGTTATCGCCAGGGCTTTTTCTGAAAGAAAAATACGGGATAGAACTACACAATATACCTATCCCAACAGGGTTAGAAAGTACAGATATATTCTTGCATACGTTAAGCAGTATCTCAGGAAAAGAAATACCACAAACGATACAGCAAGAGCGTGGAAGGCTACTCGATTGTATGATTGACTCTCATAAATATAATGCAGAAGGTAATGCCGTGATCTATGGCGAGCCTGAACAGGTCTATGCCATCACAAAGGCTTGTCTAGAGAATGGAATTATTCCGAAAGTCGTTGCAACAGGAAGTAAAACAACCAAACTAAAGGCAGCTCTTCAACCCATGATAGAACAACTAGACATGGGGATAGAAATTGTGCAGGAAACAGACTTTTCTGTCATTAGAAGTCTAAGTGTGAAACATCATGTAAATCTAGCGATTGGGCATTCTGACGGAAGATATTTGACAGAACAAGAAGGAATTCCACTCGTAAGACATGGTTTCCCGATTCATGATCGTGTCGGTGGCCAACGACTACTGTCCGTAGGTTATACAGGAACAACAATGCTACTCGACCGGTTAACCAATACTTTACTAGAGAACAAATATAATCAATATCGAACAAAAATGTACAAAGAATATTACGAAAAAAACTTTTTAATAGGAAGCTGA